GGCAGCTGCAGGCATCGACGAGGCCGCGCACGTCGCCGAAACAGCGGCAACGCTGCGGGGAACCCGGAAGCCGTTCTACCGTGCCACCGACGTCCGGCTCCGCGGGCTGCTGGCGCTCCTGCGCAACGATCCGCGCGTCCAGCAGTTCGTGGAATCCGAGCTCGCGGGCGTCCTGCACGCCGACGCCCAGGGCCGGGGAGGCCAACTGGAACTCCTTGGCCAGTACCTTGATTCCGGCGGCAACAAAGCGGCCCTGGCGCGCAGCGGATATCTGAGCCGGCCCACGCTCTACGCCCGGCTGGCGCGGCTGGAGGAGCTGCTGGCCGTGGACCTTGACGACGCCGAGTCCCGGACGTCTCTGCACGTCGCCCTCCTGCTGCACCGGCTCCGTGCGCTGTGACCCTGCAGCCGGTCCGCCACCTACGAACGCGGCGGCGGCCTAAGTGACTCAGTCCGCGGCGACCGTGCCCTCATCCGGCAAAGCCGAGGGGAACGACGCCCGGAGCGCTGACAGCAGCTGGCCAAACACCTCGTCTTCGGTGCCCATGCCGTCCACGCTCAGCAGGATCCCGCGCTGAGAGTACGCCGAGGCTACCGGCTCAGTCTCGCGGTAGTAGAGCTCCAGGCGGTGCCGGATCACGTCTTCGGTATCGTCGCTGCGTCCGGCCAGGGTGGCGCGGTGGAGCACCCGGCGGACCAGTTCGGTATCGTCGGCCGTCAGCTGGAGTGCCACGTCCAGCGCCTGCCCGTTGGCGGCCAGGATCGTGTCGAGTTCGGCCTGCTGCGCCGTGGTGCGGGGGTACCCGTCCAGGAGGAATCCATAACGGACGTCATCCTCGTTCAGGCGGTCACGCACCATGCGGTTCGTGAGGCTGTCGGGAACGAAGTCGCCGGCGTCCAGATGCGCCACGACGTCACGGCCGAGCGGCGTCAGTTTCTTCACATGCTCACGGAAGACGTCGCCGGTAGACACCCCGCTGATGCCGAGGTGCCTGGACAAACGTTCGGCTTGAGTGCCTTTGCCGCAGCCAGGGGGACCCATAATCAGCATTCGCATCGTTGAGACCACTCCCTGGCGCCGTTGAAAGGTGTCCCTATATGGTGTCCGCCGGGAGGCGGCAGCACAAGGGACCCGGGCGCAGGCTTGGACATGGCGGTTAGGTCGCTGCTTCGGTTGTCGGTTCCGTGGTTCCGATTCTGGCACGGTGTGCTCGTACCCTGCCGCGACTGGCGCAGGCTGGTGATGGGCACCAACGGCGCCGCTTGGATGGATCGAGGAATACCCACCGGCAGTCGCTCTCGCCGCACTCCGTGAGGTACCCGCGATCCGGCCCCCTCAGCGAAACGATCGCCTGGATAGAGACGGCGGCGAGTGCGGCAGATACGGATATCCGAGTCTTTTCCGTCGATTGCAGTCGGCCGAGCCCGGGATCAGCATTCTGCCCAGCAATGATTGTGGAGTTCACGTAATCCTCAGAATGCGCTGACGGTTCGTGGCCCTCCACTGCGCTCATGGCGAGGTCCCGCAGCGCCTCCCGAAGCGAGATCGCTTTGCCCAGATCGCCGGTGGAGACCTGATCGGATGGCTCCATCCCGGCAAGGGTCAACCAGGAGTAAAGCTCGGAGGGGGACCGGAGTCGTTCGATTGGGCGTGCACCGAACGACCGGCCCTGCGTGGCCAGCAGGTTCAGCCATGTCGCCCCGCCGTCAAAGCGAAAATCTGTCTCTGAGTTCATAGCTCTAGTGTAACGTGTGAACCGTTACGCTCCGTAACGGACATACCATTACATTTGAGGCGAAAATGACCAGCCCTTTCGACCCGATCGCCGGCGCTTCGACGCTTGCCGAATTGCAGGACGCAGAAACCACCGAAGGTTGGCGGGCAACTGCGACGGCCGCCGCTCCCGGACTGGACGACTGGATTGCCGGCGCGGTCTTTGGCGGCACATATCAGCGCCCTGCGCTGACCATCCGGGACCGCCAGTTGCTCAACCTTGCGGCCATCGCTGCCCTGGGCGGTGCCGACCCACAACTCGTGGGACATATCCGCACCTGTAAGCGCATCGGGATGACTTCTGAGGAGATCTCGGAGGCGGTTGTCCACCTCATTCCGTACATAGGGCTCCCTCGTGCAATGGCGGCACTGCGCATGGTCAATACGGCGGCCTCGGACGGGAGCAGTGAGAGATGACCGCACACACTGTCCGCACCCTCGCCGGAGACGTCCCCGCGGATACGCTCGGCGTGGTCAACTCCCACGATCATTTGTTTCTGACGACACCAGCCCTGCCCGGTGGCGAGTTGCAGGACTACGACGATGCCAGGCGGGAATTGTTGGATTTCGGGATGGCCGGGGGTAAGACGGTTATTCAGTGGACGCCCCGTGGCCTGCGCCGAGGCCTGCCGGGTTTGCGCACCCTGTCTCAGACGACGGATACGCTCATCGTGGCGGCAACAGGACGGCACCGCCGCGAACTGTACGGGCCGGAGAATCCCGTCGCGAACGCAAGGGCGGGGGAGTTGGCGGGCATGTTTATCGACGATGTCCATCAACAACGATGTGGTCTGATTAAGGTGGGCACCGGGTACCGCGGCATGAACGCCTTTGAGCGCGAGACCGTGGAGGCTGCCGCCGTTGCCCATCATGCAACCGGTGCCCCTATCGCCGTTCACCTGGAAAGAGGCACCGCAGGCCACGAAGTCCTTGAGGCCTTCCTAGCCGAAGGTATTGCACCTGATTCGCTAATCCTGGGGCATATTGGCCGTAACCCGGACCCATATTATGTGGAGGATTTAGCTCAGTCGGGCGCCTTTCTCGCTCTCGACGGTCCCTCTACGGAGAACCATCTGACGGACTGGCGGCTCATGCCACTGATCCAGAAACTTGTGGCGGCGGGCCATTTGGCGCAGTTACTTCTAGGAGCCGACACCACAAAGGCGCGTGCACAAGGTGTCTTCGGCGGCCCCGGTATGGGCGGATTGCTCAGGCGCACGAAGAATGATATTGAGAGGCACCTGGGATCAGAGGTAGTCCATTCAATCTTTGTTTCCGCGCCTCGACTGGCGTGGCGGCAGAGGTTGGCAAAAATTGAGCGCTATCGGGGCAGGCAGAGCGCCGGCAGGTCCGCTGAACCTGTAAGCCTTTCGGGCGCAGACCTGGGGCGAAGAGACCACGGCTCCCTCAGTCGATCGGCTCGCGCTAATTCTGCAACAACTGCTGGGCCCCTGACCTGATGAACCACATGTCCCTTTCGTCCTACGTCACCTTCTGCGGACTCTGTGCAGCTCTCGCGGTATCACCGGGACCTGACAGTCTCCTCATACTGCGGTACAGCCTGCAACAGCTGAGCTCAGGGATTGCGGCTGCACTGGGCTCGGCGCTTGGCAACGTCGTGTGGGCCTTGATGGTCGCCATCGGTCTGGCTGCCCTGATCGAACAATCCGCCGAAGCGTACCGTGGCTTGAAACTGATCGGGGGGCTCTACCTTTTCTATCTAGGCACCCAAGCAGTCCGTGGCCGGAAGCGAGGCATGCAAGATCCGGCTGAAATAGGCCCTGGCGCGGCCGGCGTCATGTCATCGGCCGGGGCAGGGCTTCTCTCATGCATGCTGAACCCCAAAGTGGGGCTGTTCTTTCTCGCAGTCGTTCCACAATTCGTGCCTGAAGGTGGGGCAGTGTTCCCGCTCACCATGCTGCTGGGCGTGACACTTGCCGTCATTGTCCTCATGTACCTGGCCGTCCTGTGTCTCTTCGCAGCCAAAGCCAGCGCATGGCTCAAACAACCCAAGGTGAGCCGCGCCCTCGAAAAGACGTCCGGCCTCATCCTCTGCGCCCTCGGCATTGGCACGGCTGCTTCAGCGTACTGAGCAGAACACCCGGGTCTGTCGCGTTTCTTGGGGAACTGCGCGACCGTGGCAAATCCAAGGAAATGAGACAGTCCGCGGTGCCTGGAACGAGCACTCAGTTTGAGACGGTCCATTGACACGGCATTGCCCGTTCCGTCCGAGGCTATTCGAACATGGGTGAGACAAACCTTCGCTCGTACCGTCGGATGCAATCTGATTCCGTCGCGAACCGGTATGCCTCGATGCACTCGGGATCCACTGTTGCCGCCGATCGGTACTTCTCGTAGTCCCCCAGTGAGGGGAAGGTGAACAGGGCGAAGGCCTCGTCGCTGTCACCTTCGCTGGGAAGGAAGTAGCCGTGATGCACTCCGCCCAGCCTGTTGACGAGGCGGATCCACCGCCGTCCATATTCTTCAAAGTCAGCGAGCTTGTTGGGATTGATCTCATATCGAAGGTGCACTGTGATCACAGAAGGTCCTCTTTCGTTGGACGTGGGGGGTGCCGACCGCTAGTCGGACTTAGAAGCGAAGTTCCATGAAGACGCTGTTTGGGTCCGTGGCGTAGTCCGCAAACAGCGGGCATTCGGTGAATCCGTTGCGGACGTATAGGCGACGTGCCGGGGCGAAATACTCCTCGGTCCCTGTTTCAAGGCAGATGCGCTGGAAGTCGCGGTACCGGGCTTCGTCCACGATGTGCTTGAGCATGAGGGTGGCTACGCCTCTGCCGCGTGCACTGGCCGTGGTTCGCATGGACTTGATTTCGCCAAACTGCGCCGAGGTTTCCTGCGTACCGGCGTCTGGGGAACCGAGGAGTTTCAGGGCGCCGCATCCCAGGAGTTCGCCGTTTTCACGGGCTGTCCAGAACGTGATGGAGGGTTCGGATAGTGCTGAATGGTCCAATGCGTGCACGCTTTCGGCCGGAGACGTAGCAAACATGTCCGCCAGGTGCTCGCTCAGGAGCTGATGGACGTCCGCACGCGTGGGGTCGTCGCGCTCAATGTGAATCATGCTCACAAATCTAGCGGCCCGGCTAAGCACCCCGCATACCTTGCATTGATTGGGTTGTTTAGCCACCAGCCCTGCCAGAAGCGGGGACTCCCGGAAACTCGCTTCCGGTCATACCGAAGGTGCGCGGACTTCCTTGCTTTCCTGGGTGGTGGGCACCAAATCTTCTGCGGTTTTCAGCTCCAACCGTTGTCCCCACATGGTGCCGAGCAACACGAGCACAACACCGAGGACGCCGAGAGGCCCCAGGACGTCGCCGGCGAGCGTTACACCAATTGCGGCCGCCCAGACCGGCTCGGTTCCGAGTAGGAGACTAACCCGCGTCGGGGAGGTCTTGCGCACCGCCCACATCTGAATGAAGAACGGGAACACCGTGCACACGATCACCAAGTACGTCATCTGCAGTAGAGCGGCCCCTGTCATGCTTCCGGCGTAGGTCGTTACCGGTATTCCCCAGAGACTCGACATGATCAGGAAGACCAACCCGCAGGTGGACATCTGCACGAAGGTCAGATTCAGTGAATCGATGCGCCGTCCGGCTGAGAGCCGGTGCATCCCTGTCACGTGGGCGGCCCGTGCGACGGCGGCCAGCAGGATGAGCAAATCCCCGAAACCGAAGGACGCAGCAGCGCCGCCCGTGGCAAGGAAGTACACGCCGGCGACGGCAATAACCGCTCCCAGGTAAAACAGGCGGCTCAGCTTCCGCTTGCTGACCACTGTCTCGAGCACGGGGGTCATCACCACGGTCAAGCTGATGATGAGCCCCGCGTTGGTCGCACTGGTAGCGGCAATGCCGAATGTTTCGAAGGTAAAGACGGTCGATAGCAGCAGACCCAGAATGCCGCCGACCACTGCTTCCGTCTTCTTGAGCCGCTTCCGCATTGCAGCCAGGATCAAGCCCAGGGCAAGTGCAGTCAGGAGCATTCGGACGGCAAGGACTGCCAGTACGGTGTCCTGGCTGACCAGCTCCTTGGCCACCCAGTACGTTGAACCCCAGGCCACGGCAACGGCGAGCAGCAACATGTCGACGGTTGATGACCGCCGCCGGGCAGGGTGTTGATCAGGCACTGCTGAGCCCGGCAAAGGTACGTTCCTCAGATCGCACCGAATGGCCATCCTTTCTGTTTGCGCGGATTCCATTTCCCAGGCTTCACGGTCACGGAGATACAGGGGATCTTGGGCGCGGACGCTGACCGTGTCAACCGCGCGGCCGCTCAGGGTCCAGACGACTGTGCCGTTGACCCAGTTCGTTGAGGATTCGATGAAAGCCTGCGCCGCCGCGCGGACCACACCGAACCATCGGCCCTCCACGGCCTCGGTCACCCGGTTTGTTCAACGTCCATATTCTCACGGACCAGACGTTCGCTGAGGCATGCCGTTTCCAGATGGCGCAACGCCTTGAGGAGGATCCAGGCAGCTGGCATCTCGCGGACCTCGAGGACCTTTTCGCCGCGGTCGAGGTGCTCCAGGCCACTGTAGCGTCCATAGCCGAATTTCCCGACACGGTGATTTAGCTCGTCAATGATCGCGCCGAACTCCAACGCGCGGCCGTCCACGGTTATGGGAAGCCCCTTCTCGCAAGGCGCGGAACGAGCCGGCACGATGGCAACGGCCTCCACGGCCCGCGCTGCCTGGCGTTCACTCGTTTCGATCAGCAATTGGCCGCCCGGCGCCCGAGCCATTCCCAACTGCGACAAACTCAGCCACTCCCATCGACAGAATCCTGAGAAAATCCAACGATACCGACTACAAGGTGTTCCTGCTGTTCGGCCAGATTGACCTCCACTGCGGCGCAGTGGGACCCGAGCAGCCGGAGGCTGGACTCGCTGGTGCCGGTTCCTCGGGCGTCATGGAATCCTTCGCCTGCAGCACAGTGAGGTGAGACGGCGGACTTCAGCCCGCCTCGACGGTGGTCAGACGTGGTTTTCTGGTTTAGCTCGCGGCGGGCAGTGCGGCGGGGATCCGGGGTTTGGTGTTTCCGGCGAAGGTGAACTGCGCGTCGTCGCCCTCGCCGTCAACGTCCACCACCACGGTGTCGCCCTCGTGGATTTCGCCGAAGAGGATCTTCTCGGAGAGCTGGTCCTCGATCTCGCGCTGGATGGTGCGGCGCAGCGGCCGGGCACCCATGGCCGGGTCGTAGCCGCGGGTGGCCAGGAGCACCTTGGCCGCGGTGGTGAGCTCGATGCCCATGTCCTTGTCTGCCAGGCGCTTCTCCAGTCGGCCGATCATCAGGTTCACGATCTGGATGATCTCGTCCTGGGTCAGCTGGGGAAAAACGATGACGTCGTCTACGCGGTTCAGGAACTCGGGGCGGAAGTGCTGCTTGAGCTCTTCGGTAATGCGGGCGCGCATGCGGTTGTAGCCGGTCTGCGTGTCCGTGCCCGACTGGAACCCGGTGGAGACGCTCTTGGAGATGTCTCTGGTGCCGAGGTTCGTGGTCATGATGATCACGGTGTTCTTGAAGTCCACCACCCGGCCATGGCTATCGGTCAGTCGGCCGTCTTCCAGGATCTGCAGGAGGGAGTTGAAGAGGTCCGGATGGGCCTTCTCCACTTCGTCGAACAGGACCACGGAGAACGGTCGGCGCCGGACTTTTTCGGTCAGCTGCCCGCCCTCGTCGTAACCGACGTAGCCCGGAGGGGCACCGAAGAGGCGCGAAACGGTGTGCTTCTCGGAGTATTCGGACATGTCCAGCGTGATGAGCGTGTCTTCTTCGCCGAACAGGAACTCGGCGAGGGCCTTGGCGAGCTCGGTCTTGCCGACGCCGGTGGGGCCGGCAAAGATGAACGAGCCGCCGGGACGCTTGGGGTCCTTCAGGCCGGCACGGGTGCGGCGGATAGCCCGCGAAACCGACCTAATCGCGTCATTCTGGCCCACGACGCGCTGGTGCAGCTCGTCTTCCATCTTCAGCAGACGCGAGGATTCCTCCTCGGTCAGCTTGAACACCGGGATGCCCGTGGAATTCGCCAGCACCTCGGCGATCAGTTCCTCATCCACCTCGGAAATGTCGTCCATGCCGCCCGCCTTCCACCGGCGTTCCTTCTCTCTACGCTGCGCTACGAGCTTCTGCTCCTGGTCGCGCAGCGAAGCGGCGCCCTCGTAGTCCTGGGCGTCAATCGCGGACTCCTTCGCCGTCCTGACGTCGGCGATCGTCTCAGCCATGGCCTTCAGCTCCGGCGGGGCCGTCATCCGCCGGATGCGCAGGCGCGCACCGGCTTCATCGATGAGGTCGATCGCCTTGTCCGGCAGGAAACGGTCCGAGATGTAACGCTCCGAGAGGTTCGCCGCGGCCACCAGCGCACCGTCGGTGATGGTCACGCGGTGGTGCGCCTCATAGCGGTCACGCAGGCCCTTGAGGATCTCGATCGCGTCCGCAACCGAAGGCTCCTTGACCTGGATCGGCTGGAAACGGCGCTCCAGCGCGGCATCCTTCTCGATGTGCCTGCGGTAGTCGTCCAGGGTGGTGGCACCGATGGTCTGCAGCTCACCGCGCGCCAGCAACGGCTTCAGGATCGAGGCCGCATCGATCGCACCCTCGGCGGCACCGGCACCCACCAGGGTGTGGATCTCGTCAATGAACAAAAGAATGTCCCCGCGGGTGCGGATCTCCTTAAGGACCTTCTTCAGCCGCTCTTCGAAGTCACCGCGGTACTTTGAGCCGGCCACCACGGAGCCCAGATCCAGGGTATAGATCTGCTTGCCCCTGAGAGTCTCCGGGACATCGCCACGCACGATCGCCTGGGCAAGGCCCTCGACGACGGCGGTCTTGCCGACGCCGGGTTCACCGATGAGGACGGGGTTGTTCTTGGTGCGCCGGGAAAGGACCTGCATGACGCGTTCCATCTCCTGCTCGCGCCCGATGACAGGGTCCAGCTTGTTCTCGCGCGCGGCCTGCGTCAGGTTGCGGCCGAACTGGTCCAGGACAACGGAGCCGGCAGGCGTGCCTTCGGCCTGGCCGGGGCCGACTCCTGCGCCGGTGGTCTCCTTGCCCTGGTAGCCTGAGAGCAGCTGGATCACCTGCTGGCGGACCCGGTTGAGGTCCGCTCCGAGCTTCACCAGCACCTGGGCCGCCACGCCTTCACCCTCGCGGATGAGCCCCAGCAGGATGTGCTCCGTGCCGATGTAGTTGTGGCCCAGCTGCAGGGCTTCACGGAGTGCGAGCTCCAGCACCTTCTTGGCGCGCGGCGTGAAGGGGATGTGGCCGGCCGGGGACGGCTGGCCCTGGCCGATGATCTCCTGCACCTGCTCGCGGACGCCGTCGAGCGAAATGCCCAGGGACTCAAGGGCTTTGGCGGCAACGCCTTCACCCTCATGGATCAGACCCAGGAGGATGTGTTCAGTACCGATGTAATTGTGGTTCAGCATGCGTGCCTCTTCTTGGGCAAGCACAACTACGCGACGGGCACGGTCCGTAAATCGCTCAAACATTTCGCCACACTCCTGGGTGCCACGTACTTTGATGCTACGTTGCCGCAGGCCCTCATGGGGTGTTCGCCGAGACGCAATATAAAGAGAGCCAGGTTCCCGTGACCTTCCCACGTAAGCGGCAGGTTTTCACACCGCTATCCGCCACGTCACCGCCTGTGATCTCTGCCGCAAAAACACCTCCCGCAGTTCTGCGCCGGATCGGTGTGACTGTTAATCTGGAATGGCGGTTGATCACAGTTCGAGCCGGCCGTTCCAGCTGAATCCGATGACCAGCGATGAACGGCGGTCTCGATGGGGTCATCAGTAGCTCGTGTGTCTCCCAAGCCCCGGGCTGCAAGACAGGACTCATCTTTGAAGTTTCAAGCCCGGTGGTTCCTTCGCCGGGACGGGCTATGGTTTTGCGGCGGCGTGGCCGGCTCCGAGGGAAACAGCCCAAGCTTTTCAAACCACAGGAAGCCCACTTGGTCTTTGTTCACCGGGCAGGGACGCACACCCAGGTGGAACTTGTCGAACTCTTCGTGGTAGCCCGCTCAACCGTCTACCGCGCAATCAAACGTGCAGGCGACGCCACATGAACGCTTAGCGTGAATTTCCGTACCGATCCTCCTCGGACCCCAGCTCCCCACGCGCCCCCACTGGGCGACAACCTGGCAACGCTGCCCTTGACTGGCGAGGACCGTGGGCCGAGAGTGTCATATGTGAGGCGTGAGGCGGTTCGGGAGTATCTGGCGAGTGCCCTGTGGGCGATGCCGACGTGCGCCGTCGTCCTCGCGATCATCGCGGGTGCGGGGCTCTCCGCGGTGCAGCTTGGCGCGGCGTCGCCCTTCGCCGTCCTCCTATTCCAAGGGACGTCCGACGACGCGCGGAACCTGCTCATCGGGATCGCGAGCACGATGGTCACGGTCATCGCCGTCGTGCTCGGGCTCACCGTCGTGGCCCTGCAGCTCGCGTCGACGCAGTTCAGCCCGCGGCTGCTGCGGACCTTCCTGCGCGACATCCCCAACCAGGCGACGCTCAGCGCGTTTGTGGCCACGTTCGCGTACAGCACGGCGGGCCTCTACACTGTCGGCATTGCCGGCGGAGAGCGCACTCAGGACTACCCGCGCCTCGCTGTGAGCGGCGCACTGCTGCTGCTGTTCGTGAGCATGGTCATGCTCGTTTTCTTCGCCCACCATCTGTCGCATTCGATCCAGGTGGACCAAGTCATGAAGGGCGTCGAGAAGGCCACGCTCAAGGTGATCGAGCGGTCGTTCGTCCCGGGCGATCCCGGTATTCGCATGCCAAACCCGCCGGGCGGCGCCACGGCCTTGCCGGTACCGCGGTCGGGATATGTCCAAGCCTTCCATGTCGAGGCGTTCGTGGGGGCGCTCGCGAGCCGAGGCCTCACTGCCCGGATGGTGCCTATGGTCGGCCGACACGTCGTCGCCGGGGCCCCGCTCGCCTGGGTGTGGGGGAGTACGGGCAGGGGCGAACGTCCCCTTGCCCCCGAGGCCGGCATTGAACTGCACCAGGCGCTCGTACGGAGCGTGCGGATCGGCTTCGAACGGACCCTTGAGCAGGACGTCGCCTTCGGGATCCGGCAACTCGCCGACGTCGCGTCCAAGGCGCTCTCGCCCGCCATAAACGACCCCTACACCGCGAACCAAGCGGTCGACCATCTCGGCTCGATCCTCGCGGCCCTCTCACTCCGGCAGCAGGGCCCGCATGCCGTCGCGGACGCGCAAGGCACCGTAAGGCTGTACGTGCCGGCCCGCGATTTCGCCTATCTCGTGGATCTGGCCCTCGGACAGGTGCGGCGGTACGGCGCGAACGAGCCGCGCGTCGTCAGGGCTCTGCTGCGCGTGTGCGGCGATCTCGTGTGGTTCGGCGACGCGGCCCACCGCGCCGTTGTGCGGCAGTACGTCGAGACTCTCCTGAGCGATGCGACCCGGCTCGTGGCCCAGCCAGCCGATCGCGACCCCCTTCTCGCGGAGGCGGCGGCGGTGCTCGAGGCCTTCGACGTCTCGAGCGGCACGACAGACACCGCGGCCTGAGTTCCACACATTGTTCTGATCGGTAGGGCAGCCGGGTCCGCACCGGCTCAAGATCGAGGTGGGCACGCCCAAGACCCACAAGAAGCGGAGCGTCCCATTCCCAGCGTTTCTAGCGGACGCGCTCGCCGACCCAGCGCTCGCCGACCAGATGGCGGGGAAGCATCCCGATGACCTGCTGTTTCCGGGGGCGGATGGCAAATACATGAAGCGAGGCGGCACCAGCCAGACCAGCAGGGGCTGGTTCGTGTATCCCCTACGTCGCGCCGGTCTTGAACGGATGACGGTTCACGACCTCCGCCACACAGCTGCATCGCTGGCGATCTCAGCAGGGGCGAACGTGAAAAGCGTCCAGGCGATGCTTGGGCATGCGTCCGCGACGATGACGCTGGACACGTACGCTGATCTGTTCCCGGACGATCTGGACGCGGTTGCCGTCGCTCTCGATGCCGCTGCATTACAACAGGTTTGCGCTCAGAGCGCGCTCACGGGACTGAACTACGAAAAGAGAAGGCGCCTACTTCGCTGTGTTATCAACGAAGTAGACGCCTACTCACTTGGCGGTGACGGTGGGATTTGAACCCACGTTGGCTTTGACACCAAACAACATTTCGAGTGTTGCACCTTCGGCCGCTCGGACACGTCACCAACCTGAATAGATTACCGGAGCAAGGCTCGCTTCCCCAAAACGAGGGCGCGCCGGCGTCCTAAGTCTTCCCCGCACACCGCCTGGGGACTAGATTCGTAAGCAAGATGATCAATTCCCAGCAACACACCCAAGCCAAAGCCTATTGGACCGTCGGCCACGAAAAAGG
This genomic window from Arthrobacter sp. 24S4-2 contains:
- a CDS encoding tyrosine-type recombinase/integrase; translated protein: MGTPKTHKKRSVPFPAFLADALADPALADQMAGKHPDDLLFPGADGKYMKRGGTSQTSRGWFVYPLRRAGLERMTVHDLRHTAASLAISAGANVKSVQAMLGHASATMTLDTYADLFPDDLDAVAVALDAAALQQVCAQSALTGLNYEKRRRLLRCVINEVDAYSLGGDGGI